The sequence GCATTGGGCTATCGCCTCGCAGAAGCACCGCTGGAGCAGGCATTCCGCCGCTTTCAAACCCTCGCCGCCACCAAACCCGAAATCGACGACGCCGACCTCCACGCCCTCTGCCGCTGACCCATCAGGAAGTCAACCAGCGGGGACGGGCTCGGATTGGGCATGGCGGAAGGCGTCCGCGAACGCTTCCGCGGTTTCGACCCGGGTTCCGGGGACACCGAAGGCCTTGGCTGCATGGGTCCAGTCGATTTCGGGGTTGCGAAGGTCGGTAAGGCTCTGGGCCTTGGGGCCCGGCTCG comes from bacterium and encodes:
- a CDS encoding acetolactate synthase large subunit produces the protein ALWTQARERLDVTTIICANRSYRILQVELARAGIAEPGPKAQSLTDLRNPEIDWTHAAKAFGVPGTRVETAEAFADAFRHAQSEPVPAG